Proteins encoded within one genomic window of Oryza glaberrima chromosome 12, OglaRS2, whole genome shotgun sequence:
- the LOC127756457 gene encoding spermidine hydroxycinnamoyltransferase 2: protein MKLDSFMARRGNPELVVPARATPRETKLLSDLDDHWDLCYLQPSLEFFHVVDGDRRPARPGDGTKAALAEALAYCYPIAGRLQELPTGHMLAVECTGEGVVFVEAEADVALEDFGKPLMPTFHGAEGFLCDVGDTRVIVGRPLFYMQITYLKCGGFVLGTYICHCIADAFGTIQFLKAIVDIARGEAKPTTLPAWERELFVGTSLQPHIKEQQEKLFDELESTTCDDITVTIPTENMVSENYILSQIDMAALRRHVPLNLTKTVTSFELLTAVTWRSRTMALGYKPCHIVRLMIVVNARGRLKKLPLGYYGNGLLCSVIETTVNDLCTNPLGHTIELVRKAKDETKTEENMQLRVYLLPLWREKPYIKVQRIFEACDIKLIGQDTLDIGWAKRIGGGIPTVSLPNLSSYQFMCKNEKGKKSTVISMLLPQPAMDRFKKEMAAWLIE from the exons ATGAAGCTTGATTCGTTCATGGCACGCCGGGGAAACCCCGAGCTGGTTGtgccggcgagggcgacgcCTCGCGAGACCAAGCTGCTCTCCGACCTCGACGACCACTGGGACCTGTGCTACCTGCAGCCAAGCCTCGAGTTCTTCCACGTGGTCGACGGTGATCGTCGGCCGGCGAGGCCAGGGGACGGCACCAAGGCAGCCCTAGCGGAGGCCCTCGCGTACTGCTACCCGATCGCCGGCCGCCTGCAGGAGCTGCCCACGGGCCACATGCTCGCCGTGGAGTGCACCGGCGAAGGGGTGGTCTTTGTGGAGGCAGAGGCAGACGTGGCGTTGGAGGACTTTGGCAAGCCGCTGATGCCGACGTTCCATGGTGCCGAGGGGTTCCTGTGCGATGTTGGAGACACCAGAGTCATCGTTGGGAGACCACTGTTTTACATGCAG ATCACTTATCTCAAATGTGGAGGATTTGTCCTTGGAACTTACATTTGTCATTGCATAGCTGATGCCTTCGGCACAATTCAATTCTTGAAAGCTATAGTTGATATAGCACGTGGTGAGGCAAAACCAACCACGTTGCCAGCTTGGGAAAGGGAGCTCTTTGTCGGAACAAGTCTACAACCCCACATCAAAGAACAACAAGAGAAATTATTTGATGAACTGGAAAGCACCACCTGTGATGACATTACGGTGACAATACCCACTGAAAACATGGTTTCTGAAAACTATATTCTCTCTCAAATAGATATGGCTGCACTAAGGCGTCATGTTCCATTAAATCTCACAAAAACAGTCACGAGCTTTGAGCTACTAACCGCAGTTACATGGCGTTCCCGTACCATGGCACTTGGCTACAAGCCTTGCCATATTGTACGCTTGATGATTGTTGTGAATGCACGTGGGAGATTGAAGAAGCTTCCTTTGGGATACTATGGCAATGGGCTTTTGTGCTCTGTCATTGAGACAACAGTCAATGACTTATGCACAAACCCGTTAGGACACACAATTGAACTTGTCCGCAAGGCTAAAGACGAGACGAAGACAGaagaaaatatgcaattgaGAGTATATTTATTGCCATTATGGCGTGAGAAACCATACATAAAAGTACAGAGAATATTTGAAGCATGTGACATAAAATTGATTGGGCAGGACACTTTAGATATTGGATGGGCTAAGAGGATTGGAGGTGGTATACCGACTGTTAGTCTGCCAAATTTGTCAAGCTACCAATTCATGTGCAAGAATGAAAAAGGTAAGAAGTCAACCGTCATCTCCATGTTGTTACCACAACCTGCTATGGATAGATTCAAAAAGGAGATGGCTGCGTGGTTAATTGAATAA